The nucleotide window CGGGAATGACGGCTTTGCAGCTTAAACCCAAGCGCGCGTAAAGCCCTTGCATTGTTTCGGCGTCCCGCTCCGCAAGATAATCATTTGCTGTGATGACGTGCACGCGCCGCCCAGCCATCGCGGCGGTTCCCGCTGCAAGCGTAATAGCCAGCGTTTTCCCTTCACCCGTCTGCATTTCCGCAACCGCGCCATTCAATACCGCGCGAGCACCAAGGATCTGGGTTGCATAGTGGCGAAGACCAAGTTCCCGCCCGGCGCATTCGCGGATCAAGGCAAAACATTGAACAAGAAGTGCCCCGCGGGGCTTGCCCCTTGCGGCCCGCAACTGATGAGCAGCCACCTTTAACATCTGGTCAAGCGCGTCATCGGTGAGGGTCACGAGCTTGCGCCCCCGATAGAGCACCCGCCAGGCAAAGATACGGGATGGGCGTGCTTGGATGCGGCGGCGTGGCAACGTTGTGAACCTTTCGACCCACAGGTCGAGTTTCGACTTCTCGGGCTCGACAGGTGCCCGCGGGTAATACGCACCGCCAGAATGGGTTGGGAACGTCTCAGACATTGAGATCCCGCAAGAAAATCTGACGAACCGCGCGCAACAATTGTGCACCCAAGGGTGTTGGCCCATGGTCAAATCGAACCGAAACCCGCTCTCCCAATGCCCTAAGCGGCCGCCCATCTACTGGTCGAACATCAATGACAAAGATAGTACCAACCGGGGTCAACGGTTTATCTGCCGTTGGATCAATGGGAATGGGTCCCCCCGCTTCGGTTGCCAATGCCGCGCTTGGCAAAACAGGTACAGCAGCGGGTGTTCCTTGGCTCAGGCGGGCTGGTATTGCGTCCAAAGGCGCACTGGAGCGACGCATTTGAACCCCATCGATACGCCGCCGCAACAGGTCAATGTTCGCCTCTGGGATGACAACGCGAACGGTCCCCGGATCTTCCCCTATGACCCAAGCCAATGCTTCACCTTTTCGGACAAACCGCCCGACCAGGTCATCACCAGCGGGCAGCAGCAAACGGCCGGAAACCGGAGCCGTGACAATCTGTTGGCCGCGCCGCTCAACCGCCAGATGCCGTTCTTCTTCGGCCAACCCCAACTCCTGAGCAATCAGGTCGGCCTGTACCCGATCGTTTACCAAGGCGTCGAAGCGGCGCAGCCTCAACTCCTCGATCCGTGCGTCCAGCTGTTGTACATGCGCATCAAGAAGCGGATCAGCAATACGAAGAATGGGATCGCCCTGCGCAAGCGTTCGACCGGGACGCGTCAGCAGCTCTTCGACGAAGCCATCAGCACCACTTACAGCGCGAGATGCTTCGGGGGCCCGTACCACGCCGCGTGCAATTGTAGCCGACGGAACCGGCTGAACAAACAGGCCCCAGAATATGCCACCGACCAAAGCCCCGGTTACAATCAAAGCACGGGCACGGTGACCCTCCAGCCTGGGGCTACCCAGAACAAAACGAACCCCGCGAACCGCCGGCACGACCAGCAAAAGAACACCGGCCCAAAAAGCCAAAAGTAGGCCCACCTCAAAGAACATCCCCGCCACAAGCAGCATGATGGTGAGCATGATCAGATAACGGTAGATTAATGAAAGAACACCATATCCGGCGAACCACGCAGCCTCGCCCGGAGCCATAACAGGAGAAACCGCAGTACTTATTCCAAACAGATATCTCTGAGCGAGATATTGCAGGTATTGCGTGGAACGGGTGCCCAGGTTCGGAATCTCCACCAGATCCGCAAGCACATAGTAGCCGTCAAAACGCAGGAGCGGGTTGCCGTTGAAGAACAGAGTTGAAACACCCGCCAAAAGCATGACGTTCATGACCGCGGCACGCAGCAGGCCGGGTTCCATCTGCACCCAAAGAAGCACAGCGGCTCCGGCCAGAAAAAGCTCAACCATGATACCCGCGGCGGCGACGGCAGCACGCCGCCATTTGGACCGAAACGCAGAAGAGGCCGAAGCATCAACATAGGGCACCGGCATAAAGACGAGAAACATAACGCCAATCTCGTGCACCTCGCCGCCCCAATGTCGAACGGCATAGGCATGGCCCAATTCGTGGACAGCTTTGACCAATGGGTATATCGCTAATATTATCAGCAAGTTACCTGCGGTCAACGCACGGTCTGCAACATTACTCTGAAGAGCTTCAAAGTTCTGGAGCGCTACAAAAATCCCGCCACCAACAACCGCAAACCAAAACAATGCTCCGAACCAGGAAAACAACGGCCGCACCAGCCATGCCGTTGCCTGAATGAAGTTGTCTGGATCAATAACCGGGATCCGGATCGCAAGCGGGTTGCGGAAACCTGCCAGACGTTTTTTGCGATCTGCGTCGCGCCCGCGTTTTTGGATACGCTCCATATCCGGTGGAATAGCGGCATGCAGAACATCGGCACGGTGCAACCGGATCAACAGTTGAATGACATCGTGCTGCGTCGGGAGATCATCCCCCAAAACCTCGGCTGTGGAACGCCAGATTTCGTCCATCGTCCGGCGGCCGTTCATTAACCCGATAATGCGCCAGGCAGTCTCGGAAGCGCGGACATAGGCACCGCTGGCGTGGTCTTCTATCACATACCAGACCTGGCCGCGGAAAACCGACCGATGAACTTCTGCATGGGTCCGAAGCCTCGGCTTCAGGTCGGCCACCCGGTACCAGGATGGGCTATGGAGTCCCCCGGTCACGGAAGCCAGCGCCAGATTGCCATGCGCGCCCAATTGCGGAGGTCATGGGTCCAGATCATCGGCAGCGGTCTTTCATCAATGGTGATCTTTGCAATCCCCTCCATACCCGGACGCAATAGGTCGGTTTGCTGAGAAAGCTGGGCATCGACACGAAACACGTTGCGTCCGTCTTCAACCCCCGCAACCGACGTCACACGGCCTGTTTCCATTCCAAAAGTCTGGCCCGGGAGCGCCGTCAGGACAACTTCGCCGACCAGGCCTTCGGTTGCCAGTGCCAGGTCACGCTCGTCAACGGACAGAACAATCCGATAGGACTCCAACGGCGCGATTTCGTATAGAACCTGACCACGCGAAACCGGGGCTCCGACGGATTGGGCAAGATCGCCGGACAATACCACGCCGTCAAAGGGGGCACGCATTTGTGTGCGTTCCAGACGTTCTTGCAACAGCGCAATTTCCGCTTCGGTCTGACTGATCTGAGTCGCAGAAATACCGATTGCCGCCCGATCCCGAACCGCCAGGGCCGTTTCATACTCTCGCTGACGTTGGGCGCGAACGGTATTCCACCGCGCGATTTCCAAACGCAAATCGCGATCATCGAGGGCAGCCAAAACATCTCCGGCGGCAACGACATCGCCCGGGATAGCAGCCGCAGAGGCAATATACCCGTCAAGCGGCGAGGCAACAACGCGGCGGATCTCGCCTTCGACGCGGGCATTGGCCGTGATGTGAAAGGTCGCAGTGGTGTTCCAAGCGAACCAGCCAACGACCATGACAAGCAATATGACCGCTTTCAAGCCGGCCTTGCGCGGGCCAAAAACAGCAACAACACCACGGCCAATTGAGGTAAGAACCTTGACTGGAAACGCGCGATCATTGAGCCGTTTCTCCTCAAGAACCGGACCAAGAATACCTGTAACCGCCTCGACCAATTCGATTTCTTCGTCGCGAAATGGGTTATTCCCACCCCGCTCCAAAACCATGGCCCCTGTTACCTTACCGCTCCGACGCAGCGGGACAGTCAACACCGCCCGTGGAGATCCGGAATAGATCAATTCCTGATGCGCAGCGGTCAGTGTCAGGGAATCGTCCGCGTCCT belongs to Rhodobacteraceae bacterium M382 and includes:
- a CDS encoding M50 family metallopeptidase; amino-acid sequence: MTGGLHSPSWYRVADLKPRLRTHAEVHRSVFRGQVWYVIEDHASGAYVRASETAWRIIGLMNGRRTMDEIWRSTAEVLGDDLPTQHDVIQLLIRLHRADVLHAAIPPDMERIQKRGRDADRKKRLAGFRNPLAIRIPVIDPDNFIQATAWLVRPLFSWFGALFWFAVVGGGIFVALQNFEALQSNVADRALTAGNLLIILAIYPLVKAVHELGHAYAVRHWGGEVHEIGVMFLVFMPVPYVDASASSAFRSKWRRAAVAAAGIMVELFLAGAAVLLWVQMEPGLLRAAVMNVMLLAGVSTLFFNGNPLLRFDGYYVLADLVEIPNLGTRSTQYLQYLAQRYLFGISTAVSPVMAPGEAAWFAGYGVLSLIYRYLIMLTIMLLVAGMFFEVGLLLAFWAGVLLLVVPAVRGVRFVLGSPRLEGHRARALIVTGALVGGIFWGLFVQPVPSATIARGVVRAPEASRAVSGADGFVEELLTRPGRTLAQGDPILRIADPLLDAHVQQLDARIEELRLRRFDALVNDRVQADLIAQELGLAEEERHLAVERRGQQIVTAPVSGRLLLPAGDDLVGRFVRKGEALAWVIGEDPGTVRVVIPEANIDLLRRRIDGVQMRRSSAPLDAIPARLSQGTPAAVPVLPSAALATEAGGPIPIDPTADKPLTPVGTIFVIDVRPVDGRPLRALGERVSVRFDHGPTPLGAQLLRAVRQIFLRDLNV
- a CDS encoding efflux RND transporter periplasmic adaptor subunit → MSQALSTESQESLAWGIWSDQLRQRLGADVVILVLGPRDTGPYELAARAPDSTDPGEGLVAAVDLTIAQRKPIVKSGYQERGNTCCAVGVPVLRDGALFGVVAVQLPVKADLDLRSVVEDVKWALPAIELGLLARDLAKGALTQARARAAVELLADTLDEPRWSVAAATAITDFCDRLGCDRVALGRRRLRRSKVVSLSHSGSFSSSSELVQRIADCMDEAIDQGSQIIMPQDADDSLTLTAAHQELIYSGSPRAVLTVPLRRSGKVTGAMVLERGGNNPFRDEEIELVEAVTGILGPVLEEKRLNDRAFPVKVLTSIGRGVVAVFGPRKAGLKAVILLVMVVGWFAWNTTATFHITANARVEGEIRRVVASPLDGYIASAAAIPGDVVAAGDVLAALDDRDLRLEIARWNTVRAQRQREYETALAVRDRAAIGISATQISQTEAEIALLQERLERTQMRAPFDGVVLSGDLAQSVGAPVSRGQVLYEIAPLESYRIVLSVDERDLALATEGLVGEVVLTALPGQTFGMETGRVTSVAGVEDGRNVFRVDAQLSQQTDLLRPGMEGIAKITIDERPLPMIWTHDLRNWARMAIWRWLP